A window of Rhipicephalus microplus isolate Deutch F79 chromosome X, USDA_Rmic, whole genome shotgun sequence genomic DNA:
GTCTTTTATCCCGATGGAGGCCGTGCTGCTTCAGAGACAGCCTCGTGGACGTGGCAGAGGTAAGCTCTTTTTGTTTCGATGGCGATCCGCATTTGTTAGTGGTGTCTGGGACAGCCGGCATTACTAGTACGAATGTTTACGAGGTCAAGACATTTCTCTGTATTTCCGATAGAGAAGAGCAGCGTATGCACTGTTGCGCTGTGACAAAAGGCGGCTTAGATTACCACGCTCACGTGAATTTTTCGCCGTCGCCATGACGTCGTCACAGCGCTCCCGAGCGTCGTACGTTTGTGTGCGAGTGAGGGCATTGGAGATATTTGCATCGAGTTGAGGGAAAACGCGACGGTCGTGTATCCTCGCTAGAAAGACTCGCGATAGGTTCCGGAAGGGCGTGGTTAGGACAGGGACTGAGTCACTCGCTTTGATCGGCCGGGAGTGGTCGAGGGTTCCCAGCTTGCCGGGGATCGACAGAAGGCTACCATTCTGCGTGTGGCGTTTTCGCCTATGTTTGCTTAAAATCGATGGACAGCACGAAGGCAACTTGGACCGTGAAGGCGTATCCTCGATCGTATTGCGGTTTTCCGTGCCGCATGTTGCGTTATCGGGCGCCCGGTGCGTGACCCTCGGGTGCCACTCGACAATAGAGGCGCTTCCCCGTTGGTCGTAGTGTGTTCCATGAGGACGACCCCATTTCCGGGGTGGTCTCCCATTGGGCGATATTGTCCGGggtgcgagtctgagtgagtggcTCGAGCTGCCGAACCCTGCCCAGAAGGGGCCTAGTTAGCCAGATCCAGTTATACCAAAATCTGTCTCCCGAGTTCGTCGCTAGTCTTGTATACCTTATTTTACAGTTATCGCGGCTCACTTATAAGTCCCACTATGGAAAACCCGTAGATCACCAATGTCGCTTCTGCATTTACATGTCGTCCCCGCTGTAGCGGTAGATGGCAAGAACACCACAGGTCATGCCTATGTTCCAATGCATATGCTTCAGTGAACCTGACCTGGACATTTAATGTCCTCAGTCACTACAACTGAGACTGCCCGGGTTCTTTCGTACACCACACAGCAGATGTCAGTTTCATGAAGGCGATTCCGATCCTCTCTTGTAGATGTTGCCCGATTATCATTTTTGATGATATAGGTCATCCAAATCAGGCTGCTGCATGAGCGGCCTAGCTCTGCCCGCACATGGCGGGAAGCCTGACGCACCCAAGTGGTGAGCGGAACAGTGTATCGGCGACGCCCTCCGCTTGTGCGTGCGGCAGGTGTCCCCGACACTTGCGGTGCGGCAGCTGCGTGGATAGCGTGTAGATAGGCCTTTAAAGCAATCTCGGGAGCATGAATTCGTTGATCGGGACACGACGACTCTCGCAGAGTCGCGAACACCACCTATATTTCCTCAACCTTTCTCTTGACCCTTGCGTAGGTAGCGAATTGGAGGCTGCTCTTTCGATTTCTTCACCATCAATGATTTGTCTCTCCGCCCTCCCTTCAGCCGAAGCCTTTTTACCTATACTACCCAAAGAAGAGGACACTTGCCGCACTGATGACCGATTATTTGTCGGTTACGTTTGCCTATCAAAGACGGTGCCAGCGGGGGTGACGGGGGGGAAGTAGAGGAAGGACTGGGGCTTCCCAAAGTTCTGCCGGCTTCTCGCCCCTCCCCCCCAAAGAGCAAGCAAACCTCTCGACCCAGGGTACCCTACAAACCAAAAAGAAATCTTGGAGCCGACCCTGTCACCTATCTTTGTCTGTTATTAACGTAATTATGGTGTCTTTTTACTTCCAGAGCCCGCAAACAATATAATGCCGACTGTGCAGTGCTGATGGTGATAGAACTCGATCAGGATAAAATTTCCCAACACTCACTGGCTCCTGTCTGCAGCTTGCGTaacacagccgatcgcgatagtgAAATTAGTCTCGATCGTGACCAGTGACGCCGGTATAAGTAATAGATGCTTGTGGAGGAAAGGCCGAGCTGCCATCTCATTGCGAAGCAATGGGGATGGCGGTATTACGATGTGGTGTAGCTGCTGGAGGAACACAAACACGTGCTAGTGACACCACAGCACAAATAGATAAAAAAATAGCTCGGGCCCTGTGGGAATCCCGAAAAGTAAACATGCGCGGGGGTCGTAAGACACTAAGCCAGAGGAACGGATGAGAAGCTTTCGTGTACATtcttgccgcagccgggattaaccTGCTCAGCATCGCGTGTAATCGAGGAGCATTGGGAGCATAAACGGAGAGTTTTCATATTCCCACTGGGAACGGGGCGTAtttctatagatagatagatacagagatagatagattaaaCGGGAAAGGGACAAAGACCTATTCAAAGTATCAAACTGATGATAGATATCCGTTAAATAAAAAATCATTTTTTGATGCCTACGTATAAATACCGTACCTCTTTTGCACAACAGCCGATCAAATGCCCCAATTTTCGTCATCCTGCGACTTCGTCCTCAAAGGGACCACTGCGCCAGGCTACCTTTTTATTGCTACTCTACAATTCCAATTTTAGTATCATGAAAGGAAAAGGAACGGGCATAAAAAGTTCCCTCTAGAATACCTTCACGACAGGGTGGCCAACAGTGTGGTTGCGTAGGATGAAAGCCTAAGCCAAAGTCTGAAAATATACCCCGGGTGCATGCGAGGGGGTGGCGGGGATGGGGCTTTGCTTTTCATGATGCAGCCCGGTGGATGCCCGACCTCCAAGCCCCCCTCCCGTACTCTCCGCCAATCACTGGGAAAGAGGCCGTAGGGCTGCAGTGGACGTAGGTACCAACCTTATTTTTAAAAGTTTGGCCACTCACACGCCACGCGGAATCGTTATGACGTAGATTAAAGCTAAGAAACACACAACTCGAAGTTCACAGCCGCGCTTGTGAAAGTTTGCACGTATTCTTATAAGATTTCAgtgtccaacttttttttctgcctttaaGTGCGATGACTTCATAGGTGGAAAAACAATTGGTGTTTCTTGCAGTGGCTGCGGAGTGCACCGCCTCCGAGCTTCGCACCGTGGGGCGACCGGCGGTCGTCTCGGTGGCAGGAGCCACCAACGGCCAGGTCCCCCACGCCAACGGCCAGGTCCACCACGCCAATGGCCAGGTCCCCCACGCCAACGGCCAGGTCCCCCACGACAACGGAGAGGTTTCCCACGCCAACGGACAGGTCCCCCACGCCAACGGACGGGTCCCCAACGCCAACGGACGGGTCCCCCACGCCAACGGACAGGTCCACTACGCTAACGGCGCCCCCACTCAGCCATCGTTCGCACAAGTCATCTCGAAGAAGGTCGGCGTCGCGGCGGCAGTGCCGCCGTTCTCAGCGCAGCTCCAGCCTAACGCCACGGCTGCTGCTATTGTGCCGCCTACACTGGCCATCAACGGCGTGACCCACGGCGCTGTCGTTGGCGCCATAGCCAACGGGCCCTGCTGCGTGCCTCCCACTGAGGAGGGGTCAATACATGCCTCCCCGCCACTGCCCCAGGTGCCCGGTGACATGCTCCCAAACGGCATATGCGGACCCAGGCAGAGGTCCAGCGACGAGCTCCGCCTACAAGTGAGCATAGTTTTGTAATAGTTACGCCCAGAAAGAAGTCTGCCGCTGGTGAAACTGCAAGTGCATTGAGAGTTGTAGAACAGCGCTAAGCAAAGCTTTGCATTCGCGTCGCAAGCTACAGATGAGAATAGATTAACCACACGAGCTCCGTCTACAGGTAAGTATAGTTTCGTAATAGTACTGTAGCAAAGGAACTCTAATCTTATTAGATAGTTCTAAGAACAACGCAATGTATTGCGCTAGCGCTGCGTCGCATAAGATTACCTCGTGTAGGCTCCCGTTCTGTGACAAAGGCTAAAACTacgcccgcaagctttgcgtacggtattctaaagctctcAACTGCGATCTTATTTTGTGCACCAAAATTTAATGGGATCGGAAAGAAAGTAAGAATTGCCCTAATACCTAAGTATTGAAACTAACCAAAAACTTTTTCTTCTCGTAGCGTGAAACCAAATAACGTGTCCTCAATCGGACATCTCTAAGATAGTGCGGACTATCGAGGATTAGGAAAAGCTAACAAATGCGTATTTTATGCACCCCGAGATTTATATTGTAAGCACCCATCGCGACACGCTAAGCCTACGAAATTGGTTTAGCGTGGCTCTCAAAGACGGTGCCGAATCAGCACGCACTCTGTGTGTCGAAGCTTAAGGACATGAATCTAAAGCAAATAGAAGCGCAGCTGCTTGATAAATTCTATGTGGGCGACAACTCCTTGCGGCAGTAAAGCCATGTTTTTCGCACTCAATGATGGTTATTCCGTGGTGCCGTGGAGCCTTTGTAACTTAGAGATGAAAACTTCATCCGTACGAGGCACAATTGCACCATTTCTTCCGCCATTTGCAGCTTACCATACCCGGAAGGGAGAATTATTTTTCCGGTATCATAGAGTCACATTAAAATGGGCCAAAATCACTAGGCAGCTCGCAGTTCCAAAACGCAAGAAAGCCTTCAAGTAAAATTCTTCTGACATGACCACTTCTAAAGTTCATGAGGACACACAACGGGTTCAGAACGTGGGCGCTACTTTTGGATTCGCAAGAATCTGCGCTCGACAATCGCACATAGCGTTGACTTTCTGCAGGGAACTTGTGAGCGCTTTTATCGGGACGAGAGATGAGAAATTGCTGATCGCACCGTGCAATAATTGTCCGCTCGAACTGTGAGAATTCTGAAAATTTGTGCGGTGGTGAACTCGTGAGGCAATAAGATCCTTTAGAGTCCGTTTTATGGCTTCTTGAAAAGGTGTTGCGGGACCCCTTTAAGGGAGTTCACTGCCTGGCGAATATATCGCTACAAAAACTGTCTTTTAAGTGTGTTACCGAGATTTGTTGTGTGCTGCCATTGCTTTCTCTACGCTTGTCCCGACTAAGGTCACTAGATTTTCCTTCTTCGGGTATAAGTACTGAAAACCATCGATGAAAGCTATCGATGAACGTCGCTGGCCAACGCTCGTTTTCGGCAGTCATGTTCGTCCTAACGCTTTGGTTGCACCTGGTTTAGGAGTGCACCGCTCAATAACGATGGCGGTTCGGACTGGAGGTGAAAGGTGTGTTGCGTCCGCTGAAAGATGCCTGGCAAATGCACTTAGACATACAGTGTAAATCTTCCAAGTTATGAAGAAAATGGAGGCCTACACCGGCTGCGCGATCAACGGCAATTAGTCCCGATTATCGTTCCGGAGGCAAAATGTTGCCGGTAGGAACCTAAGCATGAAGGGATAGCGGGGGGCAAGTAAGTTATGTTACGCCCACGCCCTGTTTATAATGTAGTGCCATGCGCGTTGGCAGGACAGGGTTGGTGAAAACGGGAAACTTGTCCCCCCTCAAGCCTGTGGGGTCTCcacgaggcgaacgagcgcatcgccacggCACGCTATTGGAGTGAACGGACGCCGCAGACGCGGTCGGTTCAAAGCACCCAACATGCacacatttattaactaatttagacgacaatattgattaacacgctaccatacaaacaacataacgcagtgacacactaaacacacaataacatgataaacacacactaacacatacccaaggcggcgtcgccaacgcctgactttccacgtgggaccccggcgcgaagtccgcggtgccgagcaccggggacccacgctacagacaaccgttggCGGCAGCCGCCatgcgcagaagaggctcgctcaactctcgcccaccaccaaggcccgccttccgccaggggccaccgccggcgctaccactctaccaacagtggtactcaaagcgaaacaacgtcatctatcgcccggcggtggtcaccaccgaaataaagccttggggcgagacaactctacaggggggggggggtgtcagcacgcccacattcccccaaccttaaatcaaaccatatcccgaaatcaaaaattagctacacaagctttaacaaaaaaaatgatagcgcacgaccataatgtccttgcaccacgacaccaccactggtcgacactgctgcactgtccggctaggtTTGACCTCAGTACcagccccgcaacagcaacgttgccgtcggcgtgacgatccgtcgctagcgccaACACGTCTTCCaattgcgaccagcactcgcccGGGCGCCGGACTGCaagcagttgcgcaggtcccaggcatctccatcgcccgacctcaggaccgcattcctggccagcgacgctgacattgtgcaggacagccggccgtggatgacatccctccccgctgaatacatcaataacaacaacaacaaaattgaaagaaaacaatcgagcaggtcctcgggaagggagctttgagcttttcgtccacgtggtacgttggtcagtactgctagctaatacatcggtggcggccgagacgcccatcaaaataaaacaaaaatcacttttcctaactcgtgctcacaagaaaaaaaaagtgagggaagcagagcgcaacacctcaacgccacgattcacctagttgtgccacgtgcgacaggcggctgcgcagagcattaggcctaatgagtcgctcggcaacaaccggcatccacccagcacccagcctaggcgcagaggagacgtccactctgtgaagttgtcctatcgctcgccgcacacagcagcttaccgagcgatcggcgtccaccgccccgggcggtgtcacgacgcctcggcgtcgagccgcaataccagacgACCGACTCTATACGCACGACGTCGTGGGTCTTGGCGGAAGCGTGTATACGCACGACGCGACTGACGCGCCACGCGGCAGTTGCTGAAACCTTCCGGATCGGACTACCGATGCATGCTTCCGAGTAGTCTGCGCGTGTCTGTTCGGTCGCCGCGCGTGTGACAACTGTTTAGTGGATGTTGCCAAAGTAACGGGCCCTACAGCTGTGAACAGTACGATGTTTTAATGCAAACGAGAGCGTGTGCTGCACCTTGCTCACCTTATCGCTCTGCACGTAATTGCGCATGCAAAGAGCAGCAGTTTTCAATGGGGTAGACCACTATACCCGCGGACAACTTTTTCTTGGCATTGAAGCGAAGGCTGCAGAGTCAAATCGCGCGTATCCTATCGTAAATAATGTAGTCCCGCAAATGCCACCGTATTTCTAGGTAAGTTATCAGAACAACTCTTTTATTTTCTACATGTAGCCCtctttgagacaggacgcagcacACACTAGTGAGATATACAGACTCCCAAATCTATAACTATCCAAATCTCGTGCGCGAGCGCCGACCTTTTTGTGCGTCAACGCCATACGACGGAGCCATGTTCCAAATAAGGCGAGagaaaactttaaaaaaaaagcgtttgCGTCGCCAGATAACAAATGAACGATCCACATTTGTCAGCTTATCCCATGCGCGGGGGCGTGTGACGTATCTGCGGATTTCATTTTCTCGGTTGCTTGCTAATCTTCGGAATATTAAGATACGAGCCAGACGCGCTGCCTGTTCTTCTGAACTAAGTTAATGCAGGGTGACGTTCTCACGAAGGAACAGCCGAGCAGACGATATGCCCATGTGCGCGCGTCAGGGGACTGCGCTTACTCTCGCCGTTTGCAACTTGGCTCCGTCGTACGGCGCTAACGCACAAAGTCGGCGTTCGCGCACGATAGTTAAAAAGATTTGGGCGGctgtacatgtgcagaagctccgcccccgtagctttcccttcattgccatgAAAAGTTGTCCTCGTTGGAAGAAACCAGCTTGCAGTGGAAATGGAGGTCTTTGACAACGCTAATAGGGTGAACACCCTATTATtgttcagcagtgccttcagttCATATACATCTGGCCATCCTGTTTGAGCATGTGTTGGCAGCAAGCACTCCGAGCTTCAGAAAAAGTCAGCTAGCCGCGCTGTTCACACGCTGGCTGTCCTCACCGTGGAAACAGTTTCATGTTGGAGCATATTACAGTTACATGTATTTCAACTTACACTTGTATCAGTTACTCTATTTCCCTGTTTCATAGATGACAAGATATAAAAGTTTAGAAATAATTTACTGTAGTAAATTTCTCATCCTGCTGTGtcaaattacccccccccccttccctttttCTCAGGGTCTCCCTATTTAAACTTTCACGCTACACAAAAAAAGTAACCTAACGCTGATGTGCTTCCTGGGTGAGAACTGAAATAGACAGGACGCAACATGCGTCAAACACTTCAGTCACCTTGGTCTCTCGCGATTCCCTCATCTCATGCGCGGGGGCGTATGAGATATACTAAGCTCTCCTGAACTTTTGCAACAGAGCGGACGGACCCGTAGTAGTACTGCAGTTTCGAGCTGACAAGGCACTGCACTACCGAAGACTGCCTACCGTCTATTCAGCAGCAAAACAAAACAGCataagtgcaaaaagaaaaaaaaaagcatgcgttTATTGCTCCAGGAAGTATCTATGTGTGACTGCAACACTTCATACAGAACCAGTGACGCTTTAGGTCCTCCTTCTTCACTGAAGCACACGGCCTGTAATATAATGGAGAAAAGCATGTAAGAACATAAATTATGACCTTATGCCATCCTATACTTACCAGTGAAACCATTCCAAGCACTGATCACACAAAACCATTTTTATTTCGCCATCATCCTTTTTCTTGCATTGTGCACAGCTCCatatgtctcctttttttttcacagcaactGCAGACAAGGAACAGTTGCTCATGCATGGCAGTCACAAAACAATGATAAACGACCAGAAAGAGATAGGTTCTTACGGGATGATGAGAGCAACAGCCATGCCTCTGCGGTGAAGTATTTCTTCAGCTTTGGCAATGATACCCGGTGGTCTAGGAGGGCGCTCGCCAACTCCTCGGGGCGCACTTCAATATCACTCTCATCGAGAATTCCCCCTTCATTCAAAACACGTGCTGCAGCCTCCTGGCCAGCAATGCCAGTTAGGATCACTGAAAAAAATATCCAGCACATAATGCACAAGCATGACAAGCCATGCCAATAAAGAACATTTCCTCAGATTAACCTTTCCTGAGGGACGTAGCTAGTGCATGTTTAAAAGTTCTTAAAAATTATGCATCTGACAAAAAATCATCACTAGAATCGTTTTCTGTTCCATTCCAAGCAAGTAATGATTGCACACTTCCAGAACGCTTGCAAAAGGCATATTTTCTTACACTTTTCTTGAGACCTCGGAGATAAATCCTTGAAAGGCACAGGACCTTCTCCTTGTCTCTTCCTCTTCATTGTTCTTTGGCGAATGCGCTTGGCAGGACGTCCTCTGCTTTTCACCACTGGAAGCTTTATTGGACAGCTTTTCCCTGTTTCCTCAGCTTTCTCCTGCACGTTTTTTACTACAACGGGTTGACCAGGATTGTCGGGTTCTTCAGCTTTCTCCTGCATGTTTTCCAGCTCAATGGCTTGACCCGAATTTTCAGCTTCCTCAGGTTTCTTCTGCATGCTTTCCACTTCAACGGCTTGACTATGAGGATTTTCAGCTGCTTGTGTGTCACACTCACTGTTACTGCTGGTGGCTAAATTTATAGAGCAGTCCCTTTTGTTCTCTTCACCTCCTTTGAGCCAAGTGCTATTCAAATCCTCCAAGAACCTGAGTCGTTGTGCAAAGATACCAGGTTGACAATCGGCCAACGTGTCAGCAAGTGACTTGAGTGTCCGCATAGCAAAATTGTATCGCTGATTACggttcattttttcaaaattttggCCAGGCATCGAAAGTATTCGGAGTTGGTCTGTGGGGGTGCTGTTCTCAGCAGCGGCTTGCTGATTTGGCAAGAATGCGGCCTGGTACCGTTTGAACCAGCGGCTTCGTACTGCTTTGTCCAAGTCAGGCTCAATGTCGTATTTGACGTACACGGCCAACAAGTGCCGGCAAGGCAACCCCATTTTGGAAGAGAAGGTGCAGCTGCACGAGTGACTTTCAATGGAAATATCATGCCACCTTTCTCCATTTGAAAATGTAACATGgtacaatttttcttttgttttcttcactTCAATATCATTTTCTGCAAGTTTGCTGAACTGCTTTCTAATTACTCCACAAGCAAACGGGGTCAGCACTTTAGCACATGCCTCTTCAATTTTATTATTGCTAGAATGGTTGTAGAAGATGCATGTCTTCAGCAATGTTGCTGAGTGGGCCGACTTTCTTTCAATACTGCTTGATAAATCTAGCAGTTTCCTTACAGCATCATGAAGCTTTGTTGATGATGACAATGCCGTTTTTATGAAACCATTGTGCGCTTTAACTCTGTTAGTTGTGTTGGCTCCACAAGTGAACTCTTGGTCGCAGATGTGGCGAACCCACATGTTCTTAATTGAGAGCCAATTCTTCTCGAGGTACTCTATTGAGTCTTTGCTTGCAAACCTTGTGAACTCAGACTGTGCATCTTCAAATTTGCTTGAATTAGGGGCGTGCAGCATTTCATTGAATGTGGTCACCATTTTGTCACGTTCTTCAGCGGAACGTGCTAAGTGGCTAGCTGCTGTTCTGAACGCTTTCATCACATGAAACTGGCACAACTGTATTGATGGAGTAGATGGGAAAGCGCTACGAATTGCACTAATTTCGGTGAAGTCCTTGTCCACGACTATGACGCCAGTATTTTCAGAACAAGGGTTTTCCTTCACGAAGAGGTTGAGCATTTCAGTGACGTGGTGACACTGCTCAGAAGCAACAAAAGCATAAGCAATTACTTGGCTTTCTCCACACCCATCTTGCACGACAAATACAAAAAGTGGCATCTTTAACTTGTTTGTCCTATATGTTGCATCAAGCAACACCACCGCTGGGAAGGACTTATATGCTTGCTGCATGTGTGGCGTTTGAATAAACAAAATTTGCAGCTCCTCATTTTCATCTGTGATAGGAATTATCTTTGCCCGATGCTGCTGACGACACTTCTCTATCTCCTGAAGAAGTTGTTCAGCTTCGTCTCGGCCGTGACAATTTCGCTTGACATTGTGCAGATCCTGCGTTGTTACCACCTTTCCTGTTGGTAAAAGCCAGGAAAGAAAGACATGCATGAATAGCATGCACTGACAAAACAGGAAAAAATATTCGGAAGTCATAATTGAGCACTCTGAGAAAAATAAGACGGGAAGTGCGAAAATTAAGGCAATCAATGCGTcgcaaaaagagggaaaaaacacATGTCCTTACCCGTCTTTTCTGCTAGCTTCCCAGCTATGACATTGGGCAACACATTGAGGTCAAGCAAAGGAAGGACATATT
This region includes:
- the LOC119174333 gene encoding uncharacterized protein LOC119174333, yielding MGLPCRHLLAVYVKYDIEPDLDKAVRSRWFKRYQAAFLPNQQAAAENSTPTDQLRILSMPGQNFEKMNRNQRYNFAMRTLKSLADTLADCQPGIFAQRLRFLEDLNSTWLKGGEENKRDCSINLATSSNSECDTQAAENPHSQAVEVESMQKKPEEAENSGQAIELENMQEKAEEPDNPGQPVVVKNVQEKAEETGKSCPIKLPVVKSRGRPAKRIRQRTMKRKRQGEGPVPFKDLSPRSQEKLILTGIAGQEAAARVLNEGGILDESDIEVRPEELASALLDHRVSLPKLKKYFTAEAWLLLSSSLAVKKKGDIWSCAQCKKKDDGEIKMVLCDQCLEWFHWPCASVKKEDLKRHWFCMKCCSHT